The following are from one region of the Ornithorhynchus anatinus isolate Pmale09 chromosome X1, mOrnAna1.pri.v4, whole genome shotgun sequence genome:
- the PTPDC1 gene encoding protein tyrosine phosphatase domain-containing protein 1 isoform X4, translating into MEFGRTSGVNWQLDTAMTAGVLSQNEQPYSSLVNSSVYFTSMKGGSRRPTPKYTKVGERLRHVIPGHMACSMACGGRACKYENPARWSEQEQAIKGVYSSWVTDNILAMARPSTEVIEKYNIIEQFQSSGIKTVINLQRPGEHASCGNPLEQESGFTYLPEAFMEAGIYFYNFGWKDYGVASLTTILDMVKVMTFALQEGRLAIHCHAGLGRTGVLIACYLVFATRMTADQAIIFVRAKRPNSIQTRGQLLCIREFTQFLIPLRNVFSCCEPKAHAVTLSQYLIRQQHLLHGYEARLLKHVPKIIHLVCKLLLDLAENRQVIEEEVLEVPDLTAEIEKTVSEMVTMHLDKELVRQGCDAPDLFTPSAVTTPFENQDAVFSIEREYDPLWKRRNVECLQPLTHLKRRLSYSDSDLKRAEFLLEQGETPWTVPAQILFCRNLKQQKSMSHCYVPQSPQLDLSKEDLVRNTFSFWNQAKFSGMEGPKGNGSPVFHRRKVLKEVQRSRTFSTGFSGAHNSKELETSKIASVHDKEPSRLPQKVNDRKCESGGKEGRGLVNCAGNFCGAQDHAASPKAEFYVGCESQESKDASETIPHIVLQSELSIEARRVLAAKALANINEFVEEEEVKQKVEMWQKELNSRDGAWEKICGERDPFILCSLMWSWVEQLKEPIITKDDIDMLASRCTDTREALSFLEKGQHQTILCILHCVVNLRAIPVEVEEAFLVRAIKAFTKISFDSENGPMVYQTLKKVFKHTLEEKRKVSKEGSENPS; encoded by the exons ACACGGCAATGACTGCGGGAGTCTTGTCTCAGAATGAACAACCTTACAGCTCGCTGGTAAACAGCAGTGTGTATTTTACAAGCATGAAAG GAGGCTCAAGACGTCCAACACCAAAATATACTAAAGTCGGAGAACGGTTGAGGCATGTTATCCCCGGGCATATGGCATGTTCAATGGCATGTGGTGGTCGAGCCTGCAAGTATGAAAATCCAGCACGTTGGAGTGAGCAGGAGCAAGCCATTAAAGGGGTTTACTCTTCCTG GGTAACAGATAACATACTTGCGATGGCTCGCCCATCAACCGAAGTGATTGAAAAGTACAACATCATTGAACAGTTTCAAAG CAGTGGCATCAAAACAGTAATTAACCTTCAGCGTCCTGGAGAGCATGCTAGCTGTGGGAATCCGCTAGAACAAGAAAGTGGTTTTACTTACCTTCCTGAAGCTTTCATGGAGGCTGGCA tttactTCTACAATTTTGGATGGAAGGATTATGGAGTAGCATCTCTCACTACCATCCTGGATATGGTAAAGGTGATGACATTTGCTTTACAGGAAGGGAGACTAGCAATTCATTGTCATGCAGGACTTGGACGAACAG GTGTTTTAATAGCGTGTTACTTAGTTTTTGCAACAAGAATGACGGCAGATCAAGCAATTATTTTTGTTCGGGCAAAGAGACCAAATTCCATACAAACCAGAGGACAGTTATTGTGTATAAGAGAATTTACCCAATTTTTGATTCCTCTTCGCAATGTGTTTTCTTGCTGTGAGCCCAAAGCACATGCTGTCACTTTGTCACAGTACCTAATTCGCCAGCAGCACCTACTTCATGGTTATGAAGCGCGACTTCTGAAACACGTGCCCAAAATTATTCATCTAGTTTGCAAATTGCTGTTGGATTTGGCCGAaaacaggcaagtgatagaggaAGAAGTGCTAGAGGTGCCAGATCTTACAGCAGAAATTGAAAAGACAGTTTCTGAGATGGTCACAATGCACCTAGATAAAGAGTTAGTACGACAAGGTTGTGATGCCCCCGATTTGTTCACCCCCTCAGCAGTGACAACACCTTTTGAGAACCAGGATGCCGTTTTCTCCATTGAACGGGAATATGACCCTCTCTGGAAGAGACGGAATGTTGAATGCCTTCAGCCTCTGACTCATTTGAAAAGACGCCTCAGCTACAGTGATTCAGATTTAAAGAGAGCTGAATTTCTTTTGGAGCAAGGAGAAACTCCATGGACAGTGCCGGCACAAATACTATTCTGCCGCAATCTCAAGCAACAGAAGAGTATGAGCCATTGTTATGTTCCACAGTCTCCTCAGTTGGATTTAAGTAAAGAAGACTTAGTGCGCAATACATTTTCTTTCTGGAATCAGGCTAAGTTCAGTGGTATGGAAGGACCTAAAGGTAATGGTTCACCAGTTTTCCATAGGAGAAAAGTTCTGAAAGAAGTGCAGCGTAGTAGAACATTTTCTACAGGCTTTTCAGGGGCACACAACAGTAAGGAACTGGAAACATCAAAAATTGCCAGTGTACATGACAAGGAACCGAGTAGGTTGCCGCAGAAAGTTAATGATCGTAAGTGTGAATCTGGGGGCAAAGAGGGCCGCGGACTGGTGAATTGTGCTGGGAATTTTTGTGGTGCacaggaccatgctgcttctcctaaggcaGAATTCTATGTTGGATGTGAAAGCCAAGAAAGTAAAGACGCATCAGAAACTATTCCACATATTGTTTTGCAGTCTGAGTTGAGTATCGAGGCAAGAAGAGTTTTGGCAGCTAAGGCCTTGGCGAACATAAATGAAtttgtggaagaggaggaagtgaagcAGAAGGTGGAAATGTGGCAG AAAGAGCTGAATTCCCGAGATGGAGCTTGGGAAAAAATATGTGGAGAAAGAGATCCTTTTATCCTCTGTAGCTTGATGTGGTCCTGGGTAGAACAACTAAAGGAACCCATTATAACTAAAGACGATATTGACATGTTGGCCAGCAGATGCACAGACACCCGGGAAGCACTTTCTTTCCTAGAAAAG GGACAACACCAGACTATTCTCTGTATCTTGCACTGTGTAGTAAACTTACGAGCGATTCCAGTGGAAGTGGAGGAAGCTTTTCTTGTGCGAGCCATTAAAGCTTTCACTAAG
- the PTPDC1 gene encoding protein tyrosine phosphatase domain-containing protein 1 isoform X3, with the protein MKGMTVTRSFFWVTDTAMTAGVLSQNEQPYSSLVNSSVYFTSMKGGSRRPTPKYTKVGERLRHVIPGHMACSMACGGRACKYENPARWSEQEQAIKGVYSSWVTDNILAMARPSTEVIEKYNIIEQFQSSGIKTVINLQRPGEHASCGNPLEQESGFTYLPEAFMEAGIYFYNFGWKDYGVASLTTILDMVKVMTFALQEGRLAIHCHAGLGRTGVLIACYLVFATRMTADQAIIFVRAKRPNSIQTRGQLLCIREFTQFLIPLRNVFSCCEPKAHAVTLSQYLIRQQHLLHGYEARLLKHVPKIIHLVCKLLLDLAENRQVIEEEVLEVPDLTAEIEKTVSEMVTMHLDKELVRQGCDAPDLFTPSAVTTPFENQDAVFSIEREYDPLWKRRNVECLQPLTHLKRRLSYSDSDLKRAEFLLEQGETPWTVPAQILFCRNLKQQKSMSHCYVPQSPQLDLSKEDLVRNTFSFWNQAKFSGMEGPKGNGSPVFHRRKVLKEVQRSRTFSTGFSGAHNSKELETSKIASVHDKEPSRLPQKVNDRKCESGGKEGRGLVNCAGNFCGAQDHAASPKAEFYVGCESQESKDASETIPHIVLQSELSIEARRVLAAKALANINEFVEEEEVKQKVEMWQKELNSRDGAWEKICGERDPFILCSLMWSWVEQLKEPIITKDDIDMLASRCTDTREALSFLEKGQHQTILCILHCVVNLRAIPVEVEEAFLVRAIKAFTKISFDSENGPMVYQTLKKVFKHTLEEKRKVSKEGSENPS; encoded by the exons ACACGGCAATGACTGCGGGAGTCTTGTCTCAGAATGAACAACCTTACAGCTCGCTGGTAAACAGCAGTGTGTATTTTACAAGCATGAAAG GAGGCTCAAGACGTCCAACACCAAAATATACTAAAGTCGGAGAACGGTTGAGGCATGTTATCCCCGGGCATATGGCATGTTCAATGGCATGTGGTGGTCGAGCCTGCAAGTATGAAAATCCAGCACGTTGGAGTGAGCAGGAGCAAGCCATTAAAGGGGTTTACTCTTCCTG GGTAACAGATAACATACTTGCGATGGCTCGCCCATCAACCGAAGTGATTGAAAAGTACAACATCATTGAACAGTTTCAAAG CAGTGGCATCAAAACAGTAATTAACCTTCAGCGTCCTGGAGAGCATGCTAGCTGTGGGAATCCGCTAGAACAAGAAAGTGGTTTTACTTACCTTCCTGAAGCTTTCATGGAGGCTGGCA tttactTCTACAATTTTGGATGGAAGGATTATGGAGTAGCATCTCTCACTACCATCCTGGATATGGTAAAGGTGATGACATTTGCTTTACAGGAAGGGAGACTAGCAATTCATTGTCATGCAGGACTTGGACGAACAG GTGTTTTAATAGCGTGTTACTTAGTTTTTGCAACAAGAATGACGGCAGATCAAGCAATTATTTTTGTTCGGGCAAAGAGACCAAATTCCATACAAACCAGAGGACAGTTATTGTGTATAAGAGAATTTACCCAATTTTTGATTCCTCTTCGCAATGTGTTTTCTTGCTGTGAGCCCAAAGCACATGCTGTCACTTTGTCACAGTACCTAATTCGCCAGCAGCACCTACTTCATGGTTATGAAGCGCGACTTCTGAAACACGTGCCCAAAATTATTCATCTAGTTTGCAAATTGCTGTTGGATTTGGCCGAaaacaggcaagtgatagaggaAGAAGTGCTAGAGGTGCCAGATCTTACAGCAGAAATTGAAAAGACAGTTTCTGAGATGGTCACAATGCACCTAGATAAAGAGTTAGTACGACAAGGTTGTGATGCCCCCGATTTGTTCACCCCCTCAGCAGTGACAACACCTTTTGAGAACCAGGATGCCGTTTTCTCCATTGAACGGGAATATGACCCTCTCTGGAAGAGACGGAATGTTGAATGCCTTCAGCCTCTGACTCATTTGAAAAGACGCCTCAGCTACAGTGATTCAGATTTAAAGAGAGCTGAATTTCTTTTGGAGCAAGGAGAAACTCCATGGACAGTGCCGGCACAAATACTATTCTGCCGCAATCTCAAGCAACAGAAGAGTATGAGCCATTGTTATGTTCCACAGTCTCCTCAGTTGGATTTAAGTAAAGAAGACTTAGTGCGCAATACATTTTCTTTCTGGAATCAGGCTAAGTTCAGTGGTATGGAAGGACCTAAAGGTAATGGTTCACCAGTTTTCCATAGGAGAAAAGTTCTGAAAGAAGTGCAGCGTAGTAGAACATTTTCTACAGGCTTTTCAGGGGCACACAACAGTAAGGAACTGGAAACATCAAAAATTGCCAGTGTACATGACAAGGAACCGAGTAGGTTGCCGCAGAAAGTTAATGATCGTAAGTGTGAATCTGGGGGCAAAGAGGGCCGCGGACTGGTGAATTGTGCTGGGAATTTTTGTGGTGCacaggaccatgctgcttctcctaaggcaGAATTCTATGTTGGATGTGAAAGCCAAGAAAGTAAAGACGCATCAGAAACTATTCCACATATTGTTTTGCAGTCTGAGTTGAGTATCGAGGCAAGAAGAGTTTTGGCAGCTAAGGCCTTGGCGAACATAAATGAAtttgtggaagaggaggaagtgaagcAGAAGGTGGAAATGTGGCAG AAAGAGCTGAATTCCCGAGATGGAGCTTGGGAAAAAATATGTGGAGAAAGAGATCCTTTTATCCTCTGTAGCTTGATGTGGTCCTGGGTAGAACAACTAAAGGAACCCATTATAACTAAAGACGATATTGACATGTTGGCCAGCAGATGCACAGACACCCGGGAAGCACTTTCTTTCCTAGAAAAG GGACAACACCAGACTATTCTCTGTATCTTGCACTGTGTAGTAAACTTACGAGCGATTCCAGTGGAAGTGGAGGAAGCTTTTCTTGTGCGAGCCATTAAAGCTTTCACTAAG
- the PTPDC1 gene encoding protein tyrosine phosphatase domain-containing protein 1 isoform X5, producing MTAGVLSQNEQPYSSLVNSSVYFTSMKGGSRRPTPKYTKVGERLRHVIPGHMACSMACGGRACKYENPARWSEQEQAIKGVYSSWVTDNILAMARPSTEVIEKYNIIEQFQSSGIKTVINLQRPGEHASCGNPLEQESGFTYLPEAFMEAGIYFYNFGWKDYGVASLTTILDMVKVMTFALQEGRLAIHCHAGLGRTGVLIACYLVFATRMTADQAIIFVRAKRPNSIQTRGQLLCIREFTQFLIPLRNVFSCCEPKAHAVTLSQYLIRQQHLLHGYEARLLKHVPKIIHLVCKLLLDLAENRQVIEEEVLEVPDLTAEIEKTVSEMVTMHLDKELVRQGCDAPDLFTPSAVTTPFENQDAVFSIEREYDPLWKRRNVECLQPLTHLKRRLSYSDSDLKRAEFLLEQGETPWTVPAQILFCRNLKQQKSMSHCYVPQSPQLDLSKEDLVRNTFSFWNQAKFSGMEGPKGNGSPVFHRRKVLKEVQRSRTFSTGFSGAHNSKELETSKIASVHDKEPSRLPQKVNDRKCESGGKEGRGLVNCAGNFCGAQDHAASPKAEFYVGCESQESKDASETIPHIVLQSELSIEARRVLAAKALANINEFVEEEEVKQKVEMWQKELNSRDGAWEKICGERDPFILCSLMWSWVEQLKEPIITKDDIDMLASRCTDTREALSFLEKGQHQTILCILHCVVNLRAIPVEVEEAFLVRAIKAFTKISFDSENGPMVYQTLKKVFKHTLEEKRKVSKEGSENPS from the exons ATGACTGCGGGAGTCTTGTCTCAGAATGAACAACCTTACAGCTCGCTGGTAAACAGCAGTGTGTATTTTACAAGCATGAAAG GAGGCTCAAGACGTCCAACACCAAAATATACTAAAGTCGGAGAACGGTTGAGGCATGTTATCCCCGGGCATATGGCATGTTCAATGGCATGTGGTGGTCGAGCCTGCAAGTATGAAAATCCAGCACGTTGGAGTGAGCAGGAGCAAGCCATTAAAGGGGTTTACTCTTCCTG GGTAACAGATAACATACTTGCGATGGCTCGCCCATCAACCGAAGTGATTGAAAAGTACAACATCATTGAACAGTTTCAAAG CAGTGGCATCAAAACAGTAATTAACCTTCAGCGTCCTGGAGAGCATGCTAGCTGTGGGAATCCGCTAGAACAAGAAAGTGGTTTTACTTACCTTCCTGAAGCTTTCATGGAGGCTGGCA tttactTCTACAATTTTGGATGGAAGGATTATGGAGTAGCATCTCTCACTACCATCCTGGATATGGTAAAGGTGATGACATTTGCTTTACAGGAAGGGAGACTAGCAATTCATTGTCATGCAGGACTTGGACGAACAG GTGTTTTAATAGCGTGTTACTTAGTTTTTGCAACAAGAATGACGGCAGATCAAGCAATTATTTTTGTTCGGGCAAAGAGACCAAATTCCATACAAACCAGAGGACAGTTATTGTGTATAAGAGAATTTACCCAATTTTTGATTCCTCTTCGCAATGTGTTTTCTTGCTGTGAGCCCAAAGCACATGCTGTCACTTTGTCACAGTACCTAATTCGCCAGCAGCACCTACTTCATGGTTATGAAGCGCGACTTCTGAAACACGTGCCCAAAATTATTCATCTAGTTTGCAAATTGCTGTTGGATTTGGCCGAaaacaggcaagtgatagaggaAGAAGTGCTAGAGGTGCCAGATCTTACAGCAGAAATTGAAAAGACAGTTTCTGAGATGGTCACAATGCACCTAGATAAAGAGTTAGTACGACAAGGTTGTGATGCCCCCGATTTGTTCACCCCCTCAGCAGTGACAACACCTTTTGAGAACCAGGATGCCGTTTTCTCCATTGAACGGGAATATGACCCTCTCTGGAAGAGACGGAATGTTGAATGCCTTCAGCCTCTGACTCATTTGAAAAGACGCCTCAGCTACAGTGATTCAGATTTAAAGAGAGCTGAATTTCTTTTGGAGCAAGGAGAAACTCCATGGACAGTGCCGGCACAAATACTATTCTGCCGCAATCTCAAGCAACAGAAGAGTATGAGCCATTGTTATGTTCCACAGTCTCCTCAGTTGGATTTAAGTAAAGAAGACTTAGTGCGCAATACATTTTCTTTCTGGAATCAGGCTAAGTTCAGTGGTATGGAAGGACCTAAAGGTAATGGTTCACCAGTTTTCCATAGGAGAAAAGTTCTGAAAGAAGTGCAGCGTAGTAGAACATTTTCTACAGGCTTTTCAGGGGCACACAACAGTAAGGAACTGGAAACATCAAAAATTGCCAGTGTACATGACAAGGAACCGAGTAGGTTGCCGCAGAAAGTTAATGATCGTAAGTGTGAATCTGGGGGCAAAGAGGGCCGCGGACTGGTGAATTGTGCTGGGAATTTTTGTGGTGCacaggaccatgctgcttctcctaaggcaGAATTCTATGTTGGATGTGAAAGCCAAGAAAGTAAAGACGCATCAGAAACTATTCCACATATTGTTTTGCAGTCTGAGTTGAGTATCGAGGCAAGAAGAGTTTTGGCAGCTAAGGCCTTGGCGAACATAAATGAAtttgtggaagaggaggaagtgaagcAGAAGGTGGAAATGTGGCAG AAAGAGCTGAATTCCCGAGATGGAGCTTGGGAAAAAATATGTGGAGAAAGAGATCCTTTTATCCTCTGTAGCTTGATGTGGTCCTGGGTAGAACAACTAAAGGAACCCATTATAACTAAAGACGATATTGACATGTTGGCCAGCAGATGCACAGACACCCGGGAAGCACTTTCTTTCCTAGAAAAG GGACAACACCAGACTATTCTCTGTATCTTGCACTGTGTAGTAAACTTACGAGCGATTCCAGTGGAAGTGGAGGAAGCTTTTCTTGTGCGAGCCATTAAAGCTTTCACTAAG
- the PTPDC1 gene encoding protein tyrosine phosphatase domain-containing protein 1 isoform X6 gives MQGSPRKLSAVNFLSTFFQGRRHSTSDPLLRLYQRRRSSVIEVLSSSSHRVMVAVSSVSSAELNPTFPERKRGSRRPTPKYTKVGERLRHVIPGHMACSMACGGRACKYENPARWSEQEQAIKGVYSSWVTDNILAMARPSTEVIEKYNIIEQFQSSGIKTVINLQRPGEHASCGNPLEQESGFTYLPEAFMEAGIYFYNFGWKDYGVASLTTILDMVKVMTFALQEGRLAIHCHAGLGRTGVLIACYLVFATRMTADQAIIFVRAKRPNSIQTRGQLLCIREFTQFLIPLRNVFSCCEPKAHAVTLSQYLIRQQHLLHGYEARLLKHVPKIIHLVCKLLLDLAENRQVIEEEVLEVPDLTAEIEKTVSEMVTMHLDKELVRQGCDAPDLFTPSAVTTPFENQDAVFSIEREYDPLWKRRNVECLQPLTHLKRRLSYSDSDLKRAEFLLEQGETPWTVPAQILFCRNLKQQKSMSHCYVPQSPQLDLSKEDLVRNTFSFWNQAKFSGMEGPKGNGSPVFHRRKVLKEVQRSRTFSTGFSGAHNSKELETSKIASVHDKEPSRLPQKVNDRKCESGGKEGRGLVNCAGNFCGAQDHAASPKAEFYVGCESQESKDASETIPHIVLQSELSIEARRVLAAKALANINEFVEEEEVKQKVEMWQKELNSRDGAWEKICGERDPFILCSLMWSWVEQLKEPIITKDDIDMLASRCTDTREALSFLEKGQI, from the exons ATGCAGGGTTCGCCCCGGAAGCTCTCAGCTGTGAATTTTCTCAGTACATTTTTCCAAGGCCGAAGGCATTCGACTTCGGATCCCTTACTCCGTCTATACCAGAGGCGTCGGAGCTCAGTGATAGAGGTGCTTTCCTCATCCTCTCATCGGGTCATGGTGGCTGTTTCCTCTGTCAGCAGCGCAGAGCTAAATCCAACTTTTCCTGAAAGAAAAA GAGGCTCAAGACGTCCAACACCAAAATATACTAAAGTCGGAGAACGGTTGAGGCATGTTATCCCCGGGCATATGGCATGTTCAATGGCATGTGGTGGTCGAGCCTGCAAGTATGAAAATCCAGCACGTTGGAGTGAGCAGGAGCAAGCCATTAAAGGGGTTTACTCTTCCTG GGTAACAGATAACATACTTGCGATGGCTCGCCCATCAACCGAAGTGATTGAAAAGTACAACATCATTGAACAGTTTCAAAG CAGTGGCATCAAAACAGTAATTAACCTTCAGCGTCCTGGAGAGCATGCTAGCTGTGGGAATCCGCTAGAACAAGAAAGTGGTTTTACTTACCTTCCTGAAGCTTTCATGGAGGCTGGCA tttactTCTACAATTTTGGATGGAAGGATTATGGAGTAGCATCTCTCACTACCATCCTGGATATGGTAAAGGTGATGACATTTGCTTTACAGGAAGGGAGACTAGCAATTCATTGTCATGCAGGACTTGGACGAACAG GTGTTTTAATAGCGTGTTACTTAGTTTTTGCAACAAGAATGACGGCAGATCAAGCAATTATTTTTGTTCGGGCAAAGAGACCAAATTCCATACAAACCAGAGGACAGTTATTGTGTATAAGAGAATTTACCCAATTTTTGATTCCTCTTCGCAATGTGTTTTCTTGCTGTGAGCCCAAAGCACATGCTGTCACTTTGTCACAGTACCTAATTCGCCAGCAGCACCTACTTCATGGTTATGAAGCGCGACTTCTGAAACACGTGCCCAAAATTATTCATCTAGTTTGCAAATTGCTGTTGGATTTGGCCGAaaacaggcaagtgatagaggaAGAAGTGCTAGAGGTGCCAGATCTTACAGCAGAAATTGAAAAGACAGTTTCTGAGATGGTCACAATGCACCTAGATAAAGAGTTAGTACGACAAGGTTGTGATGCCCCCGATTTGTTCACCCCCTCAGCAGTGACAACACCTTTTGAGAACCAGGATGCCGTTTTCTCCATTGAACGGGAATATGACCCTCTCTGGAAGAGACGGAATGTTGAATGCCTTCAGCCTCTGACTCATTTGAAAAGACGCCTCAGCTACAGTGATTCAGATTTAAAGAGAGCTGAATTTCTTTTGGAGCAAGGAGAAACTCCATGGACAGTGCCGGCACAAATACTATTCTGCCGCAATCTCAAGCAACAGAAGAGTATGAGCCATTGTTATGTTCCACAGTCTCCTCAGTTGGATTTAAGTAAAGAAGACTTAGTGCGCAATACATTTTCTTTCTGGAATCAGGCTAAGTTCAGTGGTATGGAAGGACCTAAAGGTAATGGTTCACCAGTTTTCCATAGGAGAAAAGTTCTGAAAGAAGTGCAGCGTAGTAGAACATTTTCTACAGGCTTTTCAGGGGCACACAACAGTAAGGAACTGGAAACATCAAAAATTGCCAGTGTACATGACAAGGAACCGAGTAGGTTGCCGCAGAAAGTTAATGATCGTAAGTGTGAATCTGGGGGCAAAGAGGGCCGCGGACTGGTGAATTGTGCTGGGAATTTTTGTGGTGCacaggaccatgctgcttctcctaaggcaGAATTCTATGTTGGATGTGAAAGCCAAGAAAGTAAAGACGCATCAGAAACTATTCCACATATTGTTTTGCAGTCTGAGTTGAGTATCGAGGCAAGAAGAGTTTTGGCAGCTAAGGCCTTGGCGAACATAAATGAAtttgtggaagaggaggaagtgaagcAGAAGGTGGAAATGTGGCAG AAAGAGCTGAATTCCCGAGATGGAGCTTGGGAAAAAATATGTGGAGAAAGAGATCCTTTTATCCTCTGTAGCTTGATGTGGTCCTGGGTAGAACAACTAAAGGAACCCATTATAACTAAAGACGATATTGACATGTTGGCCAGCAGATGCACAGACACCCGGGAAGCACTTTCTTTCCTAGAAAAG GGCCAAATCTGA